In the Prochlorococcus marinus str. MIT 9312 genome, GTTTTTGTCTCTAACGCAGCTGCCTTTGCTTTTAGAAGTGCATTCTCAAAATATGTATTTCCAGTCTCTTCGACATTTAAATATTCTGGTTGCTTCTCTACTCTTAAAGACAAAACATCAAGCATTTCTGAAATTTCAGATACCTTTCTTTGGTTGCCACTGGCAATTGTTAGAACTGGAAGGTTCAAAATAACAAATAAATTTATGGTGAATATTATCTTACTTCAAAGCTTGATACGGAGACAGGAAAGGTTGAACATTCCACACCTGTGTAGACAGGGCCTGCCTCGTACGGAGATAACTTAATGTAAATTTTTGATTAACACAATAGTATGTTTTGATGCTCTAACTAAATCTCATAAGGATTAATATATCAATAATACCAAGGGTGATAAGTTTATCTTATGAATGGTAGAAAAAAGATTAATAGACTTTTTAGGTAAAAACACTTGACTTATAAGTACTTAATGGACCATTCTTGCAAACGAACATTCCACATTTAGTAATTTAGTAGGCAATGGCTACAGAAACAATGGGTATCGCTCTCGGCATGATCGAGACACGCGGACTTGTACCTGCAATCGAAGCAGCAGACGCAATGACCAAGGCAGCAGAAGTTCGTCTTATTGGTCGTGAATTCGTAGGTGGCGGTTATGTCACAGTATTAGTTAGAGGCGAAACAGGAGCAGTTAACGCAGCTGTTAGAGCTGGTGCTGATGCTTGTGAAAGAGTTGGTGATGGTTTAGTCGCAGCTCACATTATTGCTCGTCCTCACAGAGAAGTTGAACCTGCCCTAGGTAACGGTGAATTTCTTGGTCAAAAGGACTAATTAAGTAAAGCAAGATTTATAAATTTTGCACAATAATTATTTTCCCTACACAGACCTAAATTTATCCTTATGAGTAAGAAGTATGATGCAGGGGTAAAGGAGTACAGAGATACCTACTGGACTCCTGAATATGTACCCCTAGACACCGATTTACTAGCCTGTTTCAAATGTACAGGTCAAGAAGGTGTTCCAAGAGAAGAAGTTGCAGCAGCTGTTGCAGCGGAATCTTCAACAGGTACTTGGTCAACAGTTTGGTCCGAGTTACTTACAGACTTAGAATTTTATAAAGGACGTTGTTATCGAATTGAAGACGTTCCAGGAGATCCTGAAGCTTTTTATGCTTTTATCGCATATCCTCTAGATCTTTTTGAAGAAGGTTCAATTACAAACGTATTAACATCTCTAGTAGGAAACGTTTTTGGATTTAAAGCTCTAAGACATTTACGTCTTGAAGATATTAGATTCCCAATTGCTTTCATCAAAACTTGCGGTGGTCCACCAAATGGAATCGTAGTTGAAAGAGATCGTTTAAACAAATACGGAAGACCTCTTCTTGGTTGTACCATTAAACCTAAATTAGGCTTATCTGGTAAAAACTATGGTCGAGTTGTATATGAATGTCTTAGAGGCGGTCTTGATTTAACGAAGGATGACGAGAATATTAATTCTCAACCATTCCAGCGTTGGAGAGAAAGATTTGAGTTTGTTGCAGAAGCAGTTAAGCTCGCTCAGCAAGAAACTGGAGAAGTTAAAGGTCACTACCTAAACTGTACTGCTAACACTCCTGAAGAACTTTATGAACGAGCTGAATTTGCAAAAGAGCTAGATATGCCAATCATCATGCATGATTATATAAC is a window encoding:
- a CDS encoding BMC domain-containing protein is translated as MATETMGIALGMIETRGLVPAIEAADAMTKAAEVRLIGREFVGGGYVTVLVRGETGAVNAAVRAGADACERVGDGLVAAHIIARPHREVEPALGNGEFLGQKD
- a CDS encoding form I ribulose bisphosphate carboxylase large subunit; protein product: MSKKYDAGVKEYRDTYWTPEYVPLDTDLLACFKCTGQEGVPREEVAAAVAAESSTGTWSTVWSELLTDLEFYKGRCYRIEDVPGDPEAFYAFIAYPLDLFEEGSITNVLTSLVGNVFGFKALRHLRLEDIRFPIAFIKTCGGPPNGIVVERDRLNKYGRPLLGCTIKPKLGLSGKNYGRVVYECLRGGLDLTKDDENINSQPFQRWRERFEFVAEAVKLAQQETGEVKGHYLNCTANTPEELYERAEFAKELDMPIIMHDYITGGFTANTGLANWCRKNGMLLHIHRAMHAVIDRHPKHGIHFRVLAKCLRLSGGDQLHTGTVVGKLEGDRQTTLGYIDNLRESFVPEDRSRGNFFDQDWGSMPGVFAVASGGIHVWHMPALLAIFGDDSCLQFGGGTHGHPWGSAAGAAANRVALEACVKARNAGREIEKESRDILMEAAKHSPELAIALETWKEIKFEFDTVDKLDVQG